The Pangasianodon hypophthalmus isolate fPanHyp1 chromosome 13, fPanHyp1.pri, whole genome shotgun sequence genome includes a window with the following:
- the gng14 gene encoding GGL domain-containing protein, with product MEAGKVYSSNTVLQARKAVEQLRLEANLERIKISAAAAQLVQYCQEHRRGDPLLTGIAASSNPFKDKKTCVIL from the exons ATGGAAGCTGGAAAAGTGTACAGCAGCAACACTGTGCTTCAAGCTAGAAAAGCTGTGGAGCAGCTGAGACTGGAGGCCAACCTGGAAAGGATCAAG ATCTCAGCTGCGGCTGCTCAGCTCGTGCAGTACTGTCAGGAGCACCGGCGTGGAGATCCACTGCTCACAGGCATCGCTGCCTCATCCAACCCATTCAAGGACAAGAAGACTTGTGTAATACTGTGA